The following is a genomic window from Candidatus Micrarchaeia archaeon.
AACCTCGCGCTTTCCGAGCGTCTTGCCGAGGGGGAATTGAAGCTGGAGAAAGGAGAGTATTTCTGCGGCGAGAAATCCGGGTTTCCGGATTTGGAGAGAAGGATGGAAACACGGAACGCACGGCAGGAAACCAGCGAATGGCTGGCAGGGAAGATAATCGGGTACGAGAGTGAAACGAACGAGAGGGAAGAGGAGCTGCTGGAGAGATTCAATATGCGGAAGCAGGATTTCAGGATGAAGGCGCTTCCGGAAATAAACACCAGGGGGACGTTCAGGACTTTATTTGCGCCGATGAAGGATTTTGAATACAAGGACGGATGGTTCTCATTTTCCCTGCCTGCGGGAAGTTATGCGACTTCTGCGCTCAGGGAATTTATTAAGGATTTGTGGTGATAGGAAAGCGGATGCATTTGCGGTGAGGTCTTTTCATGCAGGAAGAGGGAATGAAATTTGAAACGGATAAATTGTTCTACAACCCCCAAATGAGGCTGTGCAGGAGCTTCGGCTCGCTTTCAGTGGGTGCGATAGGGGATAAGCTGAGGGTGCTGGACGGGTTCGCAGCCTCAGGAATAAGAGGGTTAAGATATGCGAAGGAGAACGCTAATGTAACCATGGTTACATTGCTGGACATCTGGAAGATTGCGCCAGCGATTATCGAGAAGAACGCGAAAGCCAGCAAGATAAGGAATTTTGAGGCGCACAACGCGGATTTCAACGAATATGTAATAAAGAACGAATCCGATTTCATTGAAATAGACCCGTTCGGCTCCCCGGTCCATTTCCTGAACAACGCGTTTTACTCGTTCAGGAAGATGAAAAAGGGATATATTTCAATCACCGCTACAGATGTGGCTGTCTTGTGCGGGGAAAACACGAAAGCGTGCATGAAGAAATACGGGGCGAAAAACCTGAGGAACGAGTTCACGCACGAAGTCGGAGCGCGGGTCCTGCTCAAGAAAATAGGGGATTTCGCGTCCCAGTTCGATTTCGGGATTGAAGTGCTTTACACTCTTTCGGACAGGCATTACATAAAAACGCTGATTAGGATTACGCGCTCTGCGGAAAAGGCCTCAGAGATACCGCGCACGCTGGGATATGCTTCATACTGCTATCATTGCGGATACAGGGAAATCGGCAAATTCCCGAACCGAATATGCAAAAACTGCAAAAAAGACATGGATTACGCAGGGCCTTTGTGGCTCGGGGAGCTTCAGGACAAAAAGTTCCTTGGAAAAATGAAAACCCTGAGCAAGAAGCGGGATTACGCGGACAAGGAGGAAATAGGGAAAATGCTGGGGCTTATGATTGGAGAGGCAGGGATGCCTGCCTTCTATTACAGCATACATGAGATATGCAAAAGGGAAAAACTGCCCTATGCGCCGAAAACCGAGGATATAATCGAGGGGCTTGAGAAAAAAGGATACGTGGTTGCGAAAACGCATTTTTACGACCGGTGCATAAAGACTGATGCGGGAATAAAAGAATTGACGAAATTGATGAAGCAGGAGACGAAATAGCTAGTTTT
Proteins encoded in this region:
- a CDS encoding tRNA (guanine(10)-N(2))-dimethyltransferase encodes the protein MKFETDKLFYNPQMRLCRSFGSLSVGAIGDKLRVLDGFAASGIRGLRYAKENANVTMVTLLDIWKIAPAIIEKNAKASKIRNFEAHNADFNEYVIKNESDFIEIDPFGSPVHFLNNAFYSFRKMKKGYISITATDVAVLCGENTKACMKKYGAKNLRNEFTHEVGARVLLKKIGDFASQFDFGIEVLYTLSDRHYIKTLIRITRSAEKASEIPRTLGYASYCYHCGYREIGKFPNRICKNCKKDMDYAGPLWLGELQDKKFLGKMKTLSKKRDYADKEEIGKMLGLMIGEAGMPAFYYSIHEICKREKLPYAPKTEDIIEGLEKKGYVVAKTHFYDRCIKTDAGIKELTKLMKQETK